AAACGGCAGTCGTACCCGGTCGCAGAAAGGCCGACTTTTTCTCAAGGAATGAAAATCTTTTTAGATGCCATTCCAAGTCTTTTGCTGATTGTCATCGTCATTGGCGGGATTGTAGCTGGTATTTTTACAGCTACGGAAGGTGCGGCGGTAGCTGTACTTTATTCAATTATCCTTGCTGCGATTTACCGGGAAATAAAGCTTGCGGATATTCCGGGAATCCTTCTTGAAACAATCGTTATGACCGGGATTGTATTGTTTTTGGTCGGAGCTTCTTCGATCATGTCCTGGGTGATGGCTTTTACTGGGATTCCAGCAGCCATTAGTGGTCTCTTGCTGCAGGCTTCCACGAACCCCATTATCATTCTGCTCATCATGAATATTATCCTGCTGATTGTCGGGACGTTTATGGATTTGACCCCGGCCGTTTTGATCTTTACACCGATTTTTCTACCGATTGCCACCCAGCTTGGCATGGATCCTGTTCACTTCGGTATCGTGCTTGTGTTCAACTTATGTATCGGAATTATGACTCCGCCAGTTGGAAGTGCGTTATTTGTCGGCTGTAGTGTTGCAGACGTCTCGATCGAGTCCGTTCTGCCGCCGCTGGTCAAAATGTTTGCCGCTTTAATTGTCATGCTTATGCTCGTCACCTATATTCCTTGGTTCAGTCTCGCGCTGCCAAGATTATTCGGATTAATGTAACTGGAAAGGAGGCGGACCTTTGATTACGACTATTCGATTTACTTTAGATAGAATAAACGATAATGAATTGATATTTAAAGGGGAAGAACAGCAAGTCCATCTCTATATTTTAGAGGAAGGGCTTTTCCGGGTTTACAGCCGCTTTGATGAACTCTATTCCCAAAGGAAGACATGGGCGGTAGCGCCGGGTATGACGGATGTTCCATTTGAAGGAAGAGACCGATTTGATTTGACTCCTTTTCATCTGCCCGCCTACGAAGTCAAGGAAGAGAAAGAAAAGGTTCACATCTGGACAAACAGCTTGAAAGCTACGGTCCACTTAAATGGATTTTTCATCGATTGGTACACAAAGCGCGGTTCTGACTGGGTCAAAATCGCCGGTGATCGGAAAACGCAAAGCTATAATTTTAACAAGCAGCTCGGCGACGGCGTCTATCATTATATGGAGCGTACACCTGAAGAGCGCTACTACGGTCTCGGTGAAAAAAGCGGCGAGATGAACCGTCATCACAAGCGTTACCAAATGAGGACGATTGACGCGATGGGGTATGATGCCGAGCGGACGGATCCTTTGTATAAATTCATTCCGTTTTATCTCGTCCATTCGCAGGAAACTTCCACATCCTACGGGATCTACTATGACAATTATGCGGACAGTGTCTTTGATATGGGGGCAGAGCTTGATAACTACCATGGGCTGTACCGGTATTATCAGTCCAAAAAAGGCGACCTTGATTATTACTTTATGCTTGGCCCATCGATCAGTGACGTCGTAAAAACTTACACGTGGCTGACAGGAAAGATGATTTTCCCTCCTAAGTGGAGTCTCGGCTACTCAGGATCGACGATGACTTATACGGATGCTCCTGATGCCCAGGAACAGTTGAAAAAATTCGTAGAAGCCTGTAAGCAATTCGATATCCCTTGTGATTCATTTCAGTTGTCTTCCGGGTACACCTCTAAAGGGGATAAACGATACGTATTTAACTGGAATACTTCCAAAGTTCCAGACCCTGTTGGCATGAATGAACATTTTCATGAACACGGTATAGCCGTTTGTGCCAATATTAAGCCCGTTCTTTTGGATGATCATCCCTTCTATAAGGAGGCGGCTGAACGGGGCTTGTTTATTAAGGACCATTCCGGGATTCACCCGGAAATCTCTCAGTTCTGGGATGCCTTGGGTTCTTATCTTGATTTTACGAATAGAGACACCATTACGTGGTGGAAGGAAAAAGTAAAAGAGACGCTGCTTGATTACGGCATTGACTCCACCTGGAATGATAACAATGAATATGAAGTATGGGATGACCGGGCGGTCGCGGATGGTTTCGGTGATCCACTGCCGTTGTCTTATCTGAAACCGATTCAAACGCTGCTGATGATGAAGGCTTCCTACGATGCTCAAAAGGAGCATGCACCGGAAAAGCGGCCTTACTTAATTTCCCGATCAGGCGGTCCTGGACTACAGCGCTACGTACAGACGTGGTCCGGAGATAATTTTACGGAATGGAAAACCATTCGGTACAATTTGAAAATGGGGCTGAGCTTAAGCTTGTCCGGCGTTTATAATTTCGGCCATGATGTCGGCGGGTTTGCCGGCAAGGCTCCAGAACCTGAATTATTTATCCGCTGGATTCAAAATGGGATTTTTCACCCGAGGTTTACAATCCATTCCTGGAATGAAGATCAGACGGTAAACGTTCCGTGGATGTATCCTGACCACGTAGAGGAGATTCGTCACTGGATGAAGGAACGGGTCAAGTGGATTCCTTATTTGTACCATTTGCTCCACGAAGCTCATGTGAATAACGAGCCGATGCTAACACCAACCTTTTATCATTTTGAACAGGATGAAAAGACCTTTGAGGAAAATGATGAATTCATGGTTGGGCGCAGCTTATTAATCGCGAATGTCATGGACAAAGGACAGACGAAACGAACGGTTTATCTTCCTGATCATGCAGGCGGCTGGTATGATATCAATGCCTCCGAATGGTACGCAGGTGGAGAAGAAGTAACCGTCGATGCCCCGCTTTCCAAGGTGCCGATGTTTGCGCAGGCAGGATCCGTCTTTCCGATTTGTGATGGGGACATCTCCTTCGAGCATAACAGTGATCAGTCGCGTGGCCTGCTTGTGTTTCCAAGACGCGGAGATGGTGAAGTAGAGCAGTCCTTTTATGAAGATGATGGCGAAACGCTTGAATACCAGGAGAACCACTGCAGCTGGATCACGGTCAAAACCATTACGACAGAAGAGCAGGTAGACGTTCAAGTAAAGGTAGAGGGAGAGTATCCACTTTCTTATGAAACGATTTCCGTGTATTTTCCAGAGACGGAGAAAAGACTTATCCAAGTGAATCAGCAGCCTCTAGATGGAAAATCCATTCAATTGAGTATGAACGATAGGACTAGAGGAGGAAAATAATGACTGCATTTATTACCGATGATTTTTTGCTCACGAATGATCTTGCACGCGAGCTTTATCACGATTATGCGAAAGACCTGCCGATTATCGATTTTCACAACCACTTGCCTCCCGAAGAAATTGCCAATAATGATTCATTTGGTACGATTACGGATGTGTGGCTTGGAGGAGACCACTATAAATGGCGTTTAATGCGGGCCAACGGCATCGATGAACATTATATTACCGGCGGTGCGAACCATTGGGAGAAGTTCGAAGCATGGGCGGAAACGGTTCCGAATACATTAGGCAACCCACTTTTTCACTGGACACAAATGGAGCTGAAACGATATTTTGATATTGACGAAATTCTTACTAAGGAAAATGCAGCGCGCATTTACGAGACGGCAAACGAGGAGCTCAAGCAGAGTTATATGCTTCCACGCAGTCTGTTGATTAATAACCACGTGGAATTTGTCGGCACAACGGATGACCCTGCCGATTCGCTGACTCACCATGCGGATCTCGCCAAGGATGAATTTCCGGTTACCGTTGCCCCTTCATTCAGACCTGATAAAGCTCTTGATATTACGAGCGAGTATTTTCTGGACTGGGTGCACAAGCTCGGGAAAGTAACGAACAAAGATATTTCCTCTTTTCCTCTGTTTATTGATGCACTGTCAGGACGGATCGACTATTTTGCAGCTCATGGCTGTAAGGCTTCGGATCACGGGATCAGCCGGATGTTTTTTGCCGAGGCGACAGAGGAAGATGCTGCTTCCATTTTTCAAAAACGACTGGATGATGAGCCGTTAACGAAGCATGAGGTGGAGCAGTTCCAGACGTATGCGCTGAAGTTCCTCGCCGAAAGATATTGCCAAAAAGGCTGGGTGATGCAGTTTCATCTCGGCCCGATGCGTAACAACAATACGCGGATGCTGAAAGCCGCCGGCAAAGACAGCGGCTTCGATTCGATTGGGGATGAGCTTCTTGCCGAGCCGCTCTCACGCTTTCTGGATTCCTTGGATATGAATGAGCACCTGCCAAAGACAATCTTGTACTGTTTAAATCCTCGTGACAATTATATTTTGGCCACGATGGCCGGGAACTTTCAGGATTGCAGTGTGCCGGGAAAAGTTCAGTTCGGCCCTGCCTGGTGGTTTAACGATCACATTGACGGCATGGAGGACCAAATGAAAATCCTTGCTAATGTGGGGTTAATTAAGCACTTTGTCGGGATGTTAACAGACTCGCGATCTTTTCTGTCTTTTTCCCGTCACGAGTACTTCCGGCGCATTCTTTGCGATATGATGGGCCGGTGGGCAGTAAGCGGCAGAGTCCCGGCTGATACAGAATGGCTCGGCCGCTATGTGCAGGATATATCTTACTATAATGCACAGCGATATTTTAACTTATAGAAGGGAGTCAAGCTTATGGAAATGAGCTTTCGATGGTACGGGACGGATGATCCCGTAACGCTAGAACACATTAAACAAATTCCTCAGATGAAGGGATCGTTTCTGCTATTTATGATATTCCAGCGGGGGAAGTATGGCCTTATGACCATATTCTTTCCTTAAAACAACGGATTGAAGAAGCTGGCATGCGCTTAAACGTGATCGAAAGTGTGCCGGTTCACGAAGATATTAAGCTTGGCCGTCCGACGAGAGACAAGTACATTGAAAACTACCAGCAAACGATCCGCAATTTAGGAAAAGCGGGCATCGGTACGGTTTGCTACAACTTTATGCCGGTGTTTGACTGGACGAGAACGAACTTAACGGCTGCGCTGGCAGATGGCTCTCATTCGCTTGCTTACCACGAAGAAACAGCGGCTTCGATTGATCCCTTAGCAGGCGAACTGGTATTGCCGGGGTGGGATTTATCTTATCAGACGACAGAGCTTCAAGAAATTATGGATGAGTATCGCAGCATTAGCGAAGAGCAGCTGATGGACAACTTAATCTACTTTTTAGAACGTGTGATTCCGGTAGCGGAAGCGGAGGATGTGCTCATGGCCATTCATCCGGATGATCCGCCTTGGTCTATTTTCGGCCTGCCGAGAATTGTGACGAATAAGGAAAACATTGAATACTTTTTGAAAAAAGTTGACCGCCCTCATAATGGCCTGACGTTTTGTACCGGGTCTTTAGGATCTTCTAAAGAAAATAATCTCTTTGACATCATTGAGGCCGCTAAAGGCCGGATCCATTTTGTGCACGCAAGAAATGTGAAGTGGACTGGGGAGCGGTCGTTCCAGGAAACGGCCCATTCGATTCATGAAGGATCTCTGCCAATGGTGGACTTAATCAAGAAGCTCCATGAGGCAGGCTTTGATGGGCCGATCCGTCCTGATCACGGCCGGATGATCTGGGGAGAGGAAGGCCGTCCTGGTTACGGGCTTTATGACCGTGCGTTAGGGCCTCCTATTTAAACGGCATCATCGACACCATTAAATAAAGAACGGAGGAATTAGATGGAACTCCCTTTTCATATTAATCTCGAAGGAAAAACAGCAGTCGTCACCGGCGGAAGCGGGGTACTCGGATCTGTGCTCAGTCGTGCACTGGCCAAGTGCGGTGCAAAGGTGGCCATTCTAGCCCGCAATCAGGAAAAAATCGACCGGGTAGTGAACGAGATTCATGAAGATGGCGGTGAAGCCCGTGGATATAGTGTGAACGTCCTCGATAAAAACGAGCTGCTGGATATTAGAGAGCAGCTCAACGAAAAGTGGGGCCCCGTGGATATCCTGATAAACGGAGCCGGAGGCAATCATCCGAAGGCAACGACCAGTCATGAATATTTCACTGGGGAAGCGGAAGACGCGCAAACGTTTTTTGATTTGGAAACAGAAGCCGTGGACGAACTATTCCGTCTCAATTTCTCCGGTACTTTAATTCCGACTCAGGTATTTGCTGAACAGATGACGAATAAAAAAGAAGCGGTGATCCTTAACATCTCTTCGATGAATGCTTTTACCCCATTGACTAAAATTCCAGCCTACAGCGGTGCGAAAGCCGCGGTAAGTAATTTTACCCAGTGGCTGGCCGTATATTTTTCCAAAGCCGGCATCCGCGTCAATGCTATGGCGCCTGGCTTTTTTCTCACCGAGCAAAATCGCGGGCTGCT
This Halobacillus salinarum DNA region includes the following protein-coding sequences:
- a CDS encoding TRAP transporter large permease, which translates into the protein MDTVLQASLLLFGVFFLLLAIGVPISVGIGVSSFITALTVVPMDIAVFTAAQKMVQGINSFALLAVIFFILSGSIMNNGGIAIRLINLAKLIGGRLPGSLAHTNVVGNMLFGSISGSAVAAAAAIGRVMTPLQAKEGYDRSYSAAVNIASSPAGLLIPPSGVLILYSLVSGGTSISALFMAGYLPGILMGVAVMTVAFFIAKRQSYPVAERPTFSQGMKIFLDAIPSLLLIVIVIGGIVAGIFTATEGAAVAVLYSIILAAIYREIKLADIPGILLETIVMTGIVLFLVGASSIMSWVMAFTGIPAAISGLLLQASTNPIIILLIMNIILLIVGTFMDLTPAVLIFTPIFLPIATQLGMDPVHFGIVLVFNLCIGIMTPPVGSALFVGCSVADVSIESVLPPLVKMFAALIVMLMLVTYIPWFSLALPRLFGLM
- a CDS encoding glycoside hydrolase family 31 protein, with the translated sequence MITTIRFTLDRINDNELIFKGEEQQVHLYILEEGLFRVYSRFDELYSQRKTWAVAPGMTDVPFEGRDRFDLTPFHLPAYEVKEEKEKVHIWTNSLKATVHLNGFFIDWYTKRGSDWVKIAGDRKTQSYNFNKQLGDGVYHYMERTPEERYYGLGEKSGEMNRHHKRYQMRTIDAMGYDAERTDPLYKFIPFYLVHSQETSTSYGIYYDNYADSVFDMGAELDNYHGLYRYYQSKKGDLDYYFMLGPSISDVVKTYTWLTGKMIFPPKWSLGYSGSTMTYTDAPDAQEQLKKFVEACKQFDIPCDSFQLSSGYTSKGDKRYVFNWNTSKVPDPVGMNEHFHEHGIAVCANIKPVLLDDHPFYKEAAERGLFIKDHSGIHPEISQFWDALGSYLDFTNRDTITWWKEKVKETLLDYGIDSTWNDNNEYEVWDDRAVADGFGDPLPLSYLKPIQTLLMMKASYDAQKEHAPEKRPYLISRSGGPGLQRYVQTWSGDNFTEWKTIRYNLKMGLSLSLSGVYNFGHDVGGFAGKAPEPELFIRWIQNGIFHPRFTIHSWNEDQTVNVPWMYPDHVEEIRHWMKERVKWIPYLYHLLHEAHVNNEPMLTPTFYHFEQDEKTFEENDEFMVGRSLLIANVMDKGQTKRTVYLPDHAGGWYDINASEWYAGGEEVTVDAPLSKVPMFAQAGSVFPICDGDISFEHNSDQSRGLLVFPRRGDGEVEQSFYEDDGETLEYQENHCSWITVKTITTEEQVDVQVKVEGEYPLSYETISVYFPETEKRLIQVNQQPLDGKSIQLSMNDRTRGGK
- the uxaC gene encoding glucuronate isomerase; its protein translation is MTAFITDDFLLTNDLARELYHDYAKDLPIIDFHNHLPPEEIANNDSFGTITDVWLGGDHYKWRLMRANGIDEHYITGGANHWEKFEAWAETVPNTLGNPLFHWTQMELKRYFDIDEILTKENAARIYETANEELKQSYMLPRSLLINNHVEFVGTTDDPADSLTHHADLAKDEFPVTVAPSFRPDKALDITSEYFLDWVHKLGKVTNKDISSFPLFIDALSGRIDYFAAHGCKASDHGISRMFFAEATEEDAASIFQKRLDDEPLTKHEVEQFQTYALKFLAERYCQKGWVMQFHLGPMRNNNTRMLKAAGKDSGFDSIGDELLAEPLSRFLDSLDMNEHLPKTILYCLNPRDNYILATMAGNFQDCSVPGKVQFGPAWWFNDHIDGMEDQMKILANVGLIKHFVGMLTDSRSFLSFSRHEYFRRILCDMMGRWAVSGRVPADTEWLGRYVQDISYYNAQRYFNL
- a CDS encoding SDR family oxidoreductase; the encoded protein is MELPFHINLEGKTAVVTGGSGVLGSVLSRALAKCGAKVAILARNQEKIDRVVNEIHEDGGEARGYSVNVLDKNELLDIREQLNEKWGPVDILINGAGGNHPKATTSHEYFTGEAEDAQTFFDLETEAVDELFRLNFSGTLIPTQVFAEQMTNKKEAVILNISSMNAFTPLTKIPAYSGAKAAVSNFTQWLAVYFSKAGIRVNAMAPGFFLTEQNRGLLLDEQGKYTERADKILSQTPTERFGEAEELVGTLLWLVDYKASSFVNGIVVPIDGGFSAYSGV